One region of Glycine max cultivar Williams 82 chromosome 9, Glycine_max_v4.0, whole genome shotgun sequence genomic DNA includes:
- the LOC100785558 gene encoding cation/H(+) antiporter 4 — MDLPPRVNSEMSWSTTKGILPENALPMLQMQMCLIFLATFFLHTFLGRLGVPRFTSMSVVGLIFATTFSEKWAQKCRDLFIFDSQANLGLLSVFGYMLFLFYTGVKTDMSVVHRSRRNATNIGSIAIMAPFLCSMAVVHFHSIKYLDIGQATKLGVISGLFSMTPFSTICTVLSDLKILNSELGRLAQSSTLVTEVFNLFLITILTFSKIVFQEPSRAWFSLAAAVFFVLLVVFIIRPAMFWIIKQTPEGSPVSDHYVYCILILVLLSSYATHRIGFFALFGPCVLGLATPEGPPLGTAITKKIDTFVNWVLVPAFVTTCAMRVDLRDFMNWTEKVNGGVDEFMVQTLIIIVVTSVVKVVACTLPPLYSNMPLNDSVSLALIMNCKGVVEMAGYSMVRDVMGMPDNVFALVMVCIILNATAIPMVLTHLYDPMKKYAGNYTKRNIFDLKTNGELRVLTCIHRPDNIPPTINLLEATFPTKEDPVCAYVLQLIELIGRASPLFVCHQLQKKKRADSNSSMAEKLVDAFQNFEQEFKGALVVNTFTSISPQENMYDDICTLALDKFASLIVLPFHKKWSSDGNFIEIEDESLRELNYRVMERAPCSVGILIERAQMTHIFSPETPYTVCMLFIGGKDDREALFFAKRMTKNPHVRLTVVRFFVDSCNEMNTRDWQGMLDTEILNDIKVNKKVGEAYVNYIEKTVKDGPDTALVIRSLVTEYDLIIVGRQAGVETPQTSGLLQWSEYPELGVLGDLLASTDAAGKASVFVMQQQRTAKDA; from the exons ATGGACTTGCCCCCGCGCGTGAATTCAGAGATGTCATGGAGCACCACAAAAGGCATTCTTCCAGAAAATGCTTTGCCAATGTTACAGATGCAGATGTGTCTTATCTTTCTTGCAACCTTTTTCTTGCACACATTTCTGGGTCGTCTAGGAGTCCCCAGATTCACTTCCATGAGCGTC GTTGGCCTAATCTTTGCAACTACCTTCTCAGAAAAATGGGCTCAGAAATGTAGGGACTTGTTCATTTTTGACTCTCAGGCAAATCTGGGGTTGCTTTCAGTATTTGGCTACATGCTTTTCCTCTTCTACACTGGTGTCAAAACAGACATGAGTGTGGTCCACAGGTCTAGAAGAAATGCCACCAACATAGGGTCCATTGCCATAATGGCACCCTTTCTATGTAGCATGGCTGTTGTGCATTTTCACTCAATAAAATACTTAGACATTGGTCAGGCAACAAAACTTGGAGTCATCTCTGGCTTGTTCTCCATGACCCCTTTCTCAACCATTTGCACAGTTTTAAGTGATCTCAAGATCCTCAATTCGGAGTTGGGGAGATTAGCCCAATCCTCAACTTTAGTTACTGAGGTGTTCAACTTGTTCTTGATAACAATCCTAACTTTCTCTAAAATTGTGTTCCAAGAGCCATCAAGAGCTTGGTTTTCCCTCGCAGCCGCAGTTTTCTTTGTGCTATTGGTTGTATTCATCATTCGCCCTGCAATGTTTTGGATCATAAAACAGACCCCAGAGGGTTCCCCAGTTAGTGATCACTATGTCTATTGCATACTCATATtggttttgttatcatcatatGCCACACATCGAATAGGGTTTTTTGCTCTCTTTGGGCCTTGTGTGTTGGGCTTGGCTACCCCAGAGGGGCCTCCATTGGGCACTGCCATCACAAAAAAGATTGACACTTTTGTTAATTGGGTTTTGGTGCCTGCTTTTGTGACCACTTGTGCTATGAGGGTGGACCTAAGAGACTTCATGAATTGGACAGAAAAGGTGAATGGAGGTGTTGACGAGTTCATGGTGCAAACCCTGATTATTATTGTAGTGACTAGCGTTGTCAAAGTTGTTGCATGCACTTTGCCTCCTTTGTACAGCAACATGCCCTTGAATGACTCTGTGTCCCTCGCTTTGATTATGAATTGCAAAGGCGTAGTTGAAATGGCTGGATACTCTATGGTCAGAGATGTCATG GGAATGCCCGATAACGTGTTCGCTCTGGTGATGGTGTGCATCATCCTGAACGCCACAGCAATACCAATGGTCCTGACCCACCTCTACGACCCTATGAAGAAATACGCAGGGAACTACACAAAGCGAAACATCTTCGACCTCAAGACGAACGGCGAGCTTCGAGTCCTCACATGCATCCACAGACCCGACAACATTCCCCCAACAATAAACCTCCTCGAGGCCACATTCCCTACCAAGGAGGACCCTGTCTGCGCCTACGTGCTCCAGCTCATCGAGCTCATCGGCCGCGCCTCCCCACTCTTCGTCTGCCACCAGCtccagaagaagaagagagccgACTCCAACAGCTCCATGGCGGAGAAGCTCGTCGACGCGTTCCAGAACTTCGAGCAGGAGTTCAAGGGCGCGTTGGTGGTGAACACCTTTACGTCGATATCCCCTCAGGAGAATATGTATGATGACATCTGTACTTTGGCCCTGGACAAGTTTGCCTCGCTCATCGTCTTGCCGTTTCACAAGAAATGGTCTTCTGATGGGAACTTCATCGAGATAGAGGACGAGTCATTGCGAGAGTTAAACTATCGTGTCATGGAGAGAGCACCGTGTTCGGTTGGAATTTTAATCGAAAGAGCTCAAATGACCCATATTTTCTCACCTGAAACGCCTTATACTGTATGCATGCTTTTCATTGGAGGAAAAGATGATAGAGAAGcgcttttctttgcaaaaagaatGACCAAGAACCCGCATGTTAGACTCACCGTGGTTAGGTTTTTTGTTGATTCATGCAATGAGATGAACACGAGGGATTGGCAGGGAATGCTTGACACTGAGATTCTGAATGATATAAAGGTGAACAAAAAGGTGGGAGAGGCTTATGTGAACTACATTGAGAAGACTGTGAAGGATGGGCCTGACACGGCTTTGGTGATTAGGTCTTTGGTGACTGAGTATGATTTGATCATTGTTGGAAGACAAGCAGGGGTTGAAACCCCTCAAACTTCAGGGTTGTTGCAGTGGAGTGAGTATCCAGAACTTGGTGTGTTGGGGGATTTGTTGGCTTCAACTGATGCAGCTGGCAAGGCTTCTGTGTTTGTGATGCAGCAACAGAGAACAGCCAAGGATGCTTGA